From the genome of Amyelois transitella isolate CPQ chromosome 16, ilAmyTran1.1, whole genome shotgun sequence, one region includes:
- the LOC106129732 gene encoding chymotrypsin BI produces the protein MVLKILLCAALFVGVQSENLTAYNYHMKIGIPRAQSLMSSELMGRIVGGSQVTTQSSFPFQAGLIATLTTGWTSICGGSLLSSTKVLTAAHCWWDGQSQARLFTVVLGSLTIFTGGTRIETSDIVVHPNWNTNAITHDIAMVTIKSVSFNNNIQSIPIPTMADVNQDFSGSTAVVSGYGKTNDAQTSFPTTSALHQTTVKVITNAVCQNSFQITLHGSHLCTNGDGGVGSCDGDSGGPLTTVWKNQRTLIGVVSFGLGDRCQSGYPSVYTRVTAFLNWIQAHL, from the exons atggtgttaaaaattttgttatgtgCCGCGTTGTTTGTGGGAGTTCAAAGTGAAAATTTGACGGCATATAATTATCATATGAAGATTGGTATACCTCGAGCTCAGAGCTTGATGAGTTCAGAATTGATGGGTAGGATCGTGGGGGGCAGCCAGGTGACCACGCAGTCTTCCTTTCCATTTCAG GCTGGACTAATTGCAACGCTCACAACTGGCTGGACGTCCATCTGCGGAGGGTCCCTTCTCTCTTCCACCAAGGTCCTCACTGCAGCTCACTGTTGGTGGGACGGCCAAAGCCAGGCCAGACTCTTCACTGTGGTCCTCGGCTCTCTTACTATCTTCACTGGAGGAACAAGGATAGAAACATCAGACATAGTCGTCCATCCGAATTGGAACACCAATGCGATAACTCATGATATCGCAATGGTGACGATTAAGAGTGTCAGTTTTAATA ATAATATCCAAAGTATTCCAATTCCGACAATGGCGGATGTAAACCAAGATTTTTCGGGATCGACGGCAGTTGTGTCTGGATATGGAAAAACAAATGATG CTCAAACCAGCTTCCCAACAACGTCAGCTCTACATCAGACCACAGTTAAAGTCATCACCAACGCGGTCTGCCAGAACAGCTTCCAGATCACTCTCCATGGAAGCCACCTTTGCACCAACGGTGATGGGGGAGTGGGGTCCTGTGATGGGGATTCGGGGGGGCCTTTGACTACTGTGTGGAAGAATCAGAGGACTTTG attgGCGTGGTGTCGTTTGGCCTAGGTGACCGCTGCCAATCGGGATATCCATCCGTCTATACTAGAGTTACTGCTTTCCTTAACTGGATCCAAGCTCATTTATAG